In Oncorhynchus tshawytscha isolate Ot180627B linkage group LG08, Otsh_v2.0, whole genome shotgun sequence, the genomic window TGTTATGTTCTGTTATGTGCGTATTGTCTTCATCCTCGTTTATTCTGGCTGTCTTGATCTTCTATGTCTATTTCATGAGCTTGGTCCGATAGTGTGCTTTGCATTTTATCAAATCGATAATGGGTTAGTCCGTGTGTTGTCATTTAAAACATGCAATTTATGAAGTGCACTCAAAGTGTCGCTGTTCACCAGCTGAGCAACTTCATGTTGACGAATACAACGCTCTGGGTTGTTCACTGCGCTGCAGAAAATCGTGGGGACCGGACGTTTGTTAGTGTTTTCTCGGTTGGAATTATATTCGATTGAAAACTATATCTTCACTTTGGATATTTGCATATAGTGACGCACATAACTGCAGCCTTATTTCTCCACCGTTCTTATCTAAGGATGGAGCACAAAATATTCACAGTGACAGGCCTGGTCTGTGGCTTTGTTTTCTTTCTTCGTCTGCTGCACTCCGTCAATGGAGACGTGAGCTATTCTTTTCCGGAGGAGATGAAACGTGGATCTGTTATTGGAAATATAGCCAAGGATCTCGGGCTGGAGGCGAGAGGACTGTCCGCTCGTAAGGCCCGTATTGATACCGAAGGAAACCAAAAACGGTATTGCGACATTAATCTGAGTTCCGGAGATTTGATTGTTGCTGAAAGGATTGACAGAGAGGGGCTTTGTGGCAACAAGGCTTTGTGCGTTTTAAAACAGGAACTTGTATTGGAAAATCCTTTGGAGCTGCAACGTATTAGCCTTCATGTTCAAGATATTAATGACAACTATCCACAATTTAACGAGGAGATGATAGATATGGAAATATGGGAATCTGCAGCTAAAGGCACTCGATTCTCATTGGAGGAGGCTCATGACGCGGATATAGGACAGAACTCAGTTCAAAGATACACACTTGAAAGGAATGACAATTTCATTTTGATTGTAGATAGTCATACTGTGGATCTTGTTCTAGAGAAGGAGCTTGATCGAGAACAAAAGCAGGATGTTAAATTATTGCTTACAGCTGTAGACGGAGGCTCTCCGCAGAGATCAGGTACTGTAGTCATACACGTCACTGTACTGGATGCTAACGATAACGCCCCAGTGTTTAGCAAGGCCGTCTATAAAGCCAGTCTGCCTGAAAACTCCCCTTTAGATACTGTAGTGGTTACAGTGAGTGCTGCGGATGCAGATGACGGAGCAAATGGGGAGATCACGTATGACTTCGGTCATGTTTCAGAAGACGTAAAGAACATATTTTCTATCGACCGTAAAACAGGAGACATACGAGTTATTGGCACTATAGATTTTGAAGAATTTTCATCATTTGAATTGCGAATCAAAGCTAAGGATGGTTTAGGGTTAGCATCATATTCTAAAGTCATAATAGACATCACAGATGTTAATGACAACGCTCCTGTGATTTATCTACAATCTCTAACTAACCCCATACCTGAGAACGCGTCACCTGGTACAGAGGTGGGCATCATTAACGTGCAGGATAGAGACTCTGAGAATAACCGACAGGTCCGCTGCTCCATTCAGCAAAACCTTCCCTTTAAGCTGGTGCCATCCATCAAAAACTACTATTCTCTGGTGACCACGGGCGAACTGGACCGGGAACTAGTGTCTGATTACAACATTACAATCACTGCCACCGACGAGGGCTCtccacctctgtcctcctctaaAAGTGTTCAGTTATCTGTAGCTGACGTCAACGACAACCCACCTGTGTTTGAGGAACAGTCCTATAAAGCCCACGTGACTGAAAATAACAAACCTGGCTCTTCCTTACGTTCCGTTACTGCTCGAGACCCAGACTGGAGACAGAACGGCACAGTGATTTATTCTCTCTTTCCCGGTGAGGTGAACGGTGTCCAAGTGTCCTCGTTTTTATCCGTTAACGGAGACACGGGGGTGATCCACGCAGTGAGGTCGTTTGATTATGAGCAATTCGGGAGTTTTAAAGTCCACGTGGTGGCCAGAGACAACGGTTCTCCTCCACTCAGCAGCAACGTCACGGTCAGTGTGTTCATAACAGATGTGAATGACAACTCTCCTCAGATACTATACCCCGCCCCGGAGGGGAAATCCTTCATGACCGAACTGGTCCCCAAAGCTGCGCACGAGGGCTCTCTGGTTTCCAAGGTGATTGCGGTGGACTCGGACTCCGGCCAGAACGCCTGGCTTTCTTATCATATAGTCAAATCCACTGATCCGGGACTTTTCACTATTGGTCTCCACAGCGGAGAGATCAGGACACAGCGGGACATTTCTGAATCTGACAGCATGAAACAGAACCTCATTGTGTCAGTGAAAGATAAtggacagccctctctctctgccacctgtACAATGTATTTGGTGATTTCTGATAACTTGGCTGAAGTGCCAGAACTGAAAGATATCTCTTATGATGAAAACAATTCCAAACTCACCTCTTATCTGATCATTGCGCTGGTGTCCGTCTCCACCTTTTTCTTCACCTTCATCATTGCCATCCTGACCGTGAAGTTTTGCCGCATGAGAAAGCCCAGACTGTTGTTTGATGGAGCGGTCGCCATCCCCAGCGCGTATCTCCCTCCCAACTACGCAGAGGTGGATGGCGCAGGAACTCTCCGCAGCACTTACAATTATGACGCATACCTGACGACAGGCTCGCGCACAAGTGACTTCAAGTTCGTCAGATCTTCCAATGACAACACGCTGCTTGTGGACCAGACTCTGAGAACAACTCCAACAATCTTTGCTGAAGCATTTGATGACTCCCAGGGGTCCCCAGAGGTAGGCCTCTCTATTCGATTGTGTTACGCGTTTGATGTGTATTCTAGGTACTTAGGCCAACATTTATAATCACAATGTAGAACAGATGCCAGATGTCAGGTGAGAACGTTTTTGGAAGTGTGGAGCAATTTAGACAGAAGGATGAGATGAGAAGCCTGTTTTGACAGTGTTTGCCTCCTTGCTGCAGTTGGCCGCCACTTTCCATGTCACTGAACACCCCTTATACATGTGAGACACGACATAATCATTATTTTCCTTTGTTCCTTGTAATGATTTATATATGTCACATCACGTGCTAACAGATGTGTAGAAATGGTTTAGCTGTACTGCGCGAGTTAATGTGTACAGTTGTCTTGCTAATATTTATGTGAACATGTCTGTTGTTGAAGTGACCTTATAGACTTTTCCAACCACTTGTTGACAACCTTTATTCTTAAAACCTCTTTAAATGTAAAGTCCCCATATTTGGGAACCTTGGATTTGTTTTATTCAATTCTGTCTGGTATGAGAACGGTAGCCCCTATCTGCAAAAGCAGGATGTCTGCGGAAAGCTGAATATCTTGGCTATTGATCTGTGCCTTAAATGATTTGGTGTGATTACTACCATATTTAGGAATACGAATGTATAAGAGCAGGCCGAGGGTATGACCTCATTTCAAGGTTGCTGCTACCTTCATTCCGGTTAGCGTTGTGAAGCATAAATTAAATAAACACGGAATATGTTGATTCACAACGAAAGCCGGGACTCCAAAGATCATGAGGATGTcttatgaaagaacacatatggaatcatgtagtaaccaaaaaagtgttaaacaaatcaaaatatattttagattctttaaagtagccaacatttgccttgatgacatctttgcacactctttgcattctctcaaccagcttcataataagaagagacttgcttgggccaagaaacacgagcaatgggcattagacaggtggaaatctgctctttggtctgatgggtccaaatttgagattgttggttccaacctccctgtctttgtgagacgcagagtaggtgaacggatgatctcggaGGTGTGATGGttagggggtgctttgctgatgacactcagtgatttatttagaattcaaggcacacttaaccagcatggctaccacagcattctgcagcgatacgccatcccctctggtttgcgcttagtgggactatcatttgtttttcaacaggacagtgacccaacacaccttctggctgtgtaagggctatttgaccaagaaggagagtgatggaatgctgcatcagatgacctggcctttgcattcacccgacctcaaaccaattgagatggtttgtgatgagttggaccacagagtgatggaaaggcagccaacaagtgctcggcatatgtgggaactccttcaagacttgaaaaagcattccagttgaaacTGATTAAGAGAATGCCATGAgtttccaaagctgtcatcaaggcaaagggtgtctactttgaagaaatctagaatttaaaatatatttagatttttttggttactacatgattccagatgtgttatttcatagttataatgtcttcactgttattctacaatgtagaaaatagtaaaaataaagaaaaaccactAACTGCAATCCCTGCTgcaatgtgtgcaaacctggtcaagaactacaggaaacgtatgatctctgtaattacaAAACAAAGGAttatgtaccaaatattaagttctgcttttctgatgtatcaaatacttatgtcatgcaacaaaatgcaaattaattacttaaaaatcatacaatgtgattttcaggatttttgttttagattccatctcacagttgaagtgtacctatgataaaaatgacagacctctacatgctttgtaagtaggaaacactgccgattttgcaggttatcaaatacttgttcttatatatatatatatatagttacgcacgcctctatgaagagggaacgcaacaccctgctacaactaaactctccgtgaagtgaaaaaggtatggactgtaggtgcaagtaagaatgacaacaggcagaatgtggtaccgtttacaaggactttattcctttacacggtaatatggggaaaaggggctggacggaaccaaagcaaagaaagtaaatctcaaagcccccctctcctattttacctgcctacccactacttacctaatttagcaccacctggtgtcctaaccaaaatacaaggggtggtccgcccaggtcttacctagtgtgtctagacagcgaatatgctacgggtatatgtatgcccgcgggcctcttgcctaagcactccctaggtgccttcccttcccccctgggaacaaatgaaacagaatattaaacaatttcaaacaaactaagaaacaaaaggatgtcaaataagctctatctgagcaacaaactcacagaacataccgctttccagcaaaatcaacctctatcacaatcaatctcagcaatccctacctccagcaaaatctctacctccaaaagatctccctcctgaacagaacactggcttttatatagcttcagaaggaatgggtaattggagacagctgtgtcttgacgagggggcggggtcagctctccaattagccctggagtcaatcaatcagctgcttgagggatttcaggaagccatttcctgaaataaacacatgcaaatacacaatctacaacacataatctggggaacgtaacacgcccaccacaaaaattgcaaacctagttttgcaataataaatgccaacgtatccccagttagtaaacccgtgatagagcgtcagcaaccacatttgccgagcccttcacataagctatctgtacattatatctttgcacaatcagagcccaccgcataaggcggcggttctggttgtacatttgttataggaactggttacctgacctggttttcggcaatggacctacacaatcaattatcactctttcaaacggttcccctaccacaggaatcgggcagagtggcgctcgtagagctgtttgattcactttcccagtgagttgacatatgtgacatgttttacaaaattggaccacgtcagacttcaaacctggccagaagaaatgacgaaggacccggttataggtctttgtgatccccaagtgtccagaccacgcctggtcatgggcgagtgacagcacctgctgtcggaacggtgtaggaacaaccacttgacacacttcactccagtcattaatggtgtcatgagatgcccatttacgcatcaaaactcctgcttctATAAGGTAGGCAGTCTGTCTAGTTTTAGCTTCTtcaatggaaattaccgaagcaaaacacttgcgaagactggtgtcttcttttgacattcaatcaccttctcaggggtgacagacaaaagaatgtcatgtaattggggcgcgatttcgttttcccctgccttagtttttacggggtaaaaactgtcggcaatgcagaaggaatactcagtgcattgtcttcaacctcaacattctcaaaaatagaactagccaaatccaccacatctcctagcttgcgagattgtgccctcgttaacacacaaagcaggaaaaacatgtggaaatgcttgaaccaatttctcctctgtagttctgatttctgggttgtctactacctctaacacaggagtgacattaccaccagcaatatcattccctagtagcaattttactcctgatactggcagtgtagacactacaccaacacggaaacgtcctgataccaagtctgacactaagtggacccagtgtaatggtacaggtacggtttttgtctctatcccctgtaatatgacatgtgagccacaatacgtttcaggagaccagggtaaagcatcagtaatgattactgactgcgcccggtgtcacgtaggatttggataggcttttgatcagttggttctcctgttaaggaaacataaccggcagagataaacggagcatagacaggatccggtttctcaaatgctgaaTCAACAACTCGATCCAATGGACGatccaaagacttgactaaacccaaacttttcatttttggggacggtgactgggactgtttcggtttatttttcaaaactgggcagtccgcaatcacgtgacccttttggtgacagtaaaaACATTCACGGACTTCatgaaaaggcttagggttgtcagaggaaaagcgacctgaacgaggaactgatgacgtaatcgtccAGCCTTCAAAACGTGGTGCACCAAAaacagtcttgtgtgtcaaagcgtCCTCATCCgccaacactgctgcttgggccaatgtcaccactttctgttcatttaaacgaactacaagtctatctgggaggttgcttttaaagtcctccaacagcatcaactcccgaatatcagcaaaggtgttagctttgctggctgaacaccaacgactaaacagagactctttgtccctagcaaattcaacaaatgtacagtgagacgtttttttgtggttcctgaagtgctgcctataagcttcaggcaccaactcataagcccgcaacactGTAGTTTTAACCATATCGTagtgtaaactgtcttccagggagagagcagctactacttcctgggctttcccagacaatttacattgtaacaggagcggccaaacctcgagtggccaatgcagcgcagcggccacacgctcaaaTGCAGAGAAATAAgaatcaacttccgactctcggaatggagggactaaagctatgtttttactcacatcgaagtgggcttgatgatgagcagcttgtggagtcgcactggagccagcatctagctccagttgtcggatcctcacctccttgtcagcttctattttcctaatttcaagttcaaaattcatctgtctctctttatctttttgctccatttctaaccgagccagcctcactttcagcctagcagtcccatctgaacgacccgaagcagaagataaaggatcgaatcgggtcaatgtaaagggggtacgaggaaccccttcctccaccctgtcctctgacttggcatcagaaggtctaccagtctcctctccttgcaatgAGAGAATCCATTCTCTCACcaaaccctccctgactagcaccaaaagctcagcctttagggctttctcagggaatacaaatccataatggtcagctatagctataaggtctactttacgaaacctcaccaaacaatcaatagagggcgcttcaaaaaacttggagatggctgaggcagccatcttttacaatgcagtctcctgaacacactaactaaacaagtcatccaaactcacaacctaccatcacacctcaatcactaaccacagagagagctcagagcagcagggtccggtgggtttaatggaaaaatcccagatgagcccccattatgttacgcacgcctctatgaagagggaacgcaacaccctgctacaactaaactctctgtgaagcgaaaaaggtacggactgtaggtgcaagtaagaatgacaacaggcagaatgtggtaccgtttacaaggactttattcctttacacggtaatatggggaaaaggggctggacggaaccaaagcaaagaaagtaaatctcaaagcccccctctctcctattttacctgcctacccactacttacctaatttagcaccacctggtgccctaaccaaaatacaaggggtggtccgcccaggtcttacctagtgtgtctagacagcgaatatgctacgggtatatgtatgcccgcgggcctcttgcctaagcactccctaggtgccttccccttcccccctgggaacaaatgaaacagaatattaaacaatttcaaacaaactaagaaacaaaaggatgtcaaataagctctatctgagcaacaaactcacagaacataccactttccagcaaaatcaacctctatcacaatcaatctcagcaatccctacctccagcaaaatctctacctccaaaaagatctccctcctgaacagaacactggcttttatatagcttcagaaggaatgggtaattggagacagctgtgtcttgacgagggggcggggtcagctctccaattagccctggagtcgatcaatcagctgcttgagggatttcaggaagccatttcctgaaataaacacatgcaaatacacaatctacaacacataatctggggaacgtaacaatatATACACTTAATTGTTTTATGTCACCAAAGGATACACCGTAGAACAACAATGCTTAAAACGGAGTAAAGGGATGTAGATTTGGGTGAATATCTTTCTCTTCGTCCCATTGCTTGGAGAGGTGCGCTGCTCGGTCATTGGGAATGTGG contains:
- the LOC121846975 gene encoding protocadherin gamma-A11-like, with translation MEHKIFTVTGLVCGFVFFLRLLHSVNGDVSYSFPEEMKRGSVIGNIAKDLGLEARGLSARKARIDTEGNQKRYCDINLSSGDLIVAERIDREGLCGNKALCVLKQELVLENPLELQRISLHVQDINDNYPQFNEEMIDMEIWESAAKGTRFSLEEAHDADIGQNSVQRYTLERNDNFILIVDSHTVDLVLEKELDREQKQDVKLLLTAVDGGSPQRSGTVVIHVTVLDANDNAPVFSKAVYKASLPENSPLDTVVVTVSAADADDGANGEITYDFGHVSEDVKNIFSIDRKTGDIRVIGTIDFEEFSSFELRIKAKDGLGLASYSKVIIDITDVNDNAPVIYLQSLTNPIPENASPGTEVGIINVQDRDSENNRQVRCSIQQNLPFKLVPSIKNYYSLVTTGELDRELVSDYNITITATDEGSPPLSSSKSVQLSVADVNDNPPVFEEQSYKAHVTENNKPGSSLRSVTARDPDWRQNGTVIYSLFPGEVNGVQVSSFLSVNGDTGVIHAVRSFDYEQFGSFKVHVVARDNGSPPLSSNVTVSVFITDVNDNSPQILYPAPEGKSFMTELVPKAAHEGSLVSKVIAVDSDSGQNAWLSYHIVKSTDPGLFTIGLHSGEIRTQRDISESDSMKQNLIVSVKDNGQPSLSATCTMYLVISDNLAEVPELKDISYDENNSKLTSYLIIALVSVSTFFFTFIIAILTVKFCRMRKPRLLFDGAVAIPSAYLPPNYAEVDGAGTLRSTYNYDAYLTTGSRTSDFKFVRSSNDNTLLVDQTLRTTPTIFAEAFDDSQGSPEAWDSP